The following proteins are encoded in a genomic region of Salvelinus sp. IW2-2015 unplaced genomic scaffold, ASM291031v2 Un_scaffold2201, whole genome shotgun sequence:
- the LOC112073257 gene encoding musculin-like: MSTGSVSDGEDIETRHKRTDALFESSKTKRNVAQNHYASTEYSDDEFGNDGGYEVKTKRTRVTAAGGKQVVKGRQIQRNAANARERARMRVLSKAFSRLKTSLPWVPADTKLSKLDTLRLASSYISHLRQVLQDNHYESGFVHPVNLTWPFVVGRSEDNKDISAARQCGATS, from the exons atgtccACCGGCTCAGTAAGCGACGGAGAGGACATTGAGACACGTCACAAACGGACAGACGCTCTGTTCGAAAGCAGTAAAACCAAACGGAACGTTGCACAGAACCACTACGCCTCCACCGAGTACTCCGATGACGAGTTCGGTAATGACGGAGGTTACGAAGTCAAGACCAAGCGAACACGCGTCACTGCTGCTGGAGGGAAACAAGTTGTGAAAGGGCGGCAGATACAAAGGAACGCTGCAAACGCCAGAGAGAGGGCGAGGATGAGGGTGCTGAGCAAAGCGTTTTCCAGACTGAAAACAAGCCTGCCGTGGGTACCGGCCGATACCAAACTGTCCAAACTGGACACGCTGCGACTAGCATCTAGCTATATATCACACCTCCGACAGGTACTACAAGACAACCACTACGAGAGCGGCTTTGTACACCCTGTCAACCTG ACTTGGCCATTTGTGGTAGGTAGATCAGAGGACAACAAGGATATTTCTGCAGCCAGACAGTGTGGAGCTACATCATAG